The following coding sequences are from one Pseudopipra pipra isolate bDixPip1 chromosome 16, bDixPip1.hap1, whole genome shotgun sequence window:
- the MRM2 gene encoding rRNA methyltransferase 2, mitochondrial produces MAGPGAAAIAGGSCWRLVSRCLHTTVRFLKKTGTEQLWLERHLKDPFVKASKQQHYRCRSAFKLLEIDDKLHILRPGLSVVDCGAAPGAWSQVAVERVNALGTDPAVPTGFVLGVDLLRISPLEGAVFLSKTDIADPSTLRTIQSLLPAGKADVILSDMAPNATGIKELDHQKVINLCLGLLNLSQSILKPKGTMLCKFWDGSEARLLQNRLKEQFQDVRTIKPQASRKESAESYYLARLYKGK; encoded by the exons atggcggggccgggggctgccGCCATCGCCGGGGGTAG CTGTTGGCGTTTGGTGAGCAGATGTTTGCACACCACTGTCAGGTTTCTGAAGAAAACTGGAACTGAGCAGCTGTGGTTGGAGCGGCACTTGAAGGATCCTTTTGTCAAGGCgtcaaagcagcagcattacCGTTGCAGAAGTGCCTTCAAATTGCTGGAGATCGATGACAAGCTTCATATTCTTCGGCCAGGACTTTCTGTTGTCGACTGTGGAGCAGCACCTGGTGCTTGGAGCCAGGTTGCTGTAGAGAGGGTCAATGCCTTGGGTACTG atcctgctgtccccactggCTTCGTCCTTGGCGTTGACCTCCTGCGGATTTCTCCTCTGGAAGGAGCAGTTTTCCTGTCGAAGACTGACATTGCAGACCCCAGCACGCTGAGGACAATCCAGAGCCTGCTTCCCGCGGGGAAGGCGGACGTTATCCTGAGCGACATGGCACCTAACGCGACGGGCATCAAGGAACTGGATCACCAGAAGGTGATCAATCTGTGCTTGGGCCTTCTGAACCTGTCCCAAAGCATTTTAAAGCCAAAGGGAACGATGCTCTGTAAGTTCTGGGATGGATCTGAGGCCCGTCTTCTGCAAAACAGACTGAAGGAGCAGTTCCAAGACGTGAGAACTATAAAGCCTCAGGCCAGCCGGAAGGAGTCTGCAGAGTCTTATTACTTGGCAAGGCTGTACAAAGGGAAATGA
- the NUDT1 gene encoding oxidized purine nucleoside triphosphate hydrolase, which produces MYTSRLFTLVLVVQPSRVLLGMKKRGFGAGLWNGFGGKVQPGESIEEAARRELLEESGLTVDTLQKMGRITFEFVGNSELMDVHIFRADHFHGEPTESEEMRPQWFQLDEVPFNCMWPDDIYWFPLVLQRKLFRGYFKFQGQDTILEHSLKEVEEV; this is translated from the exons ATGTACACGTCCAGACTCTTCACCCTCGTCCTGGTGGTGCAGCCGTCCCGTGTCCTCCTGGGCATGAAGAAGCGCGGGTTCGGCGCGGGGCTGTGGAACGGCTTCGGGGGGAAGGTGCAGCCCGGGGAGAGCATCGAGGAGGCTGCCCGGAG GGAGCTCCTGGAGGAGAGTGGACTGACTGTGGACACCTTGCAGAAGATGGGTCGGATCACATTTGAATTTGTGGGCAACTCTGAACTCATGGATGTTCACATTTTCCGGGCAGATCACTTCCATGGAGAGCCAACAGAAAGTGAGG AAATGCGGCCCCAGTGGTTTCAGCTGGACGAGGTGCCATTCAATTGCATGTGGCCAGATGATATCTACTGGTTTCCCCTGGTGCTTCAGAGAAAGTTGTTTCGTGGCTATTTTAAGTTCCAGGGACAAGACACCATCCTGGAGCACAGCCTGAAAGAAGTGGAGGAAGTTTAA